From Rubidibacter lacunae KORDI 51-2, a single genomic window includes:
- the murD gene encoding UDP-N-acetylmuramoyl-L-alanine--D-glutamate ligase, whose amino-acid sequence MTVALVIGLGRSGIAAARVLARDGWRVTLCDRSDTPPLQLRAASLVAEGIEVRLGADPVLEPAAPPQRLVASPGVPWDAPILVRARQLGVDTLGELELAWRYLRDSPWIGITGTNGKTTTTALVGAILKTAGLNAPTCGNIGNAACEVALNRQQGIVPDWIAAEVSSYQIESSRDLAPAIGIWTTFTPDHLERHRTIDNYFEIKRSLLQRSALRILNSDDLHLRSVATDIWPDAFWTSIKGRAHLPVPIERGVCIEGGWVEAFGERVLPVSSFSMVGHHNRQNLLLAVAAARLAGVDLEAIARAITNFSGVPHRLERLGSTRGIEFINDSKATNYDAAEVGLSAVDAPSILIAGGLAKTGDDSRWLQAIRDRAAAVLLVGKAAPTLQARLQQLGYDCGEIVETVEAAVPRALTLAEKLGARVVLLSPACASFDQFASFEERGDRFRLLCQQLGVSKSLT is encoded by the coding sequence ATGACAGTAGCGCTGGTAATTGGACTGGGGCGATCGGGTATCGCTGCCGCACGCGTTCTGGCGCGGGATGGTTGGAGGGTGACGCTTTGCGATCGTAGCGACACGCCCCCGCTTCAGCTTCGCGCTGCATCGCTGGTCGCTGAGGGCATTGAGGTGCGTTTGGGGGCAGACCCAGTGCTCGAGCCAGCAGCACCTCCGCAACGATTAGTAGCCAGTCCGGGCGTGCCCTGGGACGCGCCAATCCTTGTGCGGGCGCGCCAGTTAGGGGTCGATACGCTCGGCGAGCTAGAGCTGGCCTGGCGCTATCTGCGCGACAGTCCTTGGATTGGTATCACCGGCACGAACGGTAAAACTACAACTACTGCCCTCGTCGGGGCGATCTTGAAAACGGCTGGACTGAATGCTCCAACCTGCGGCAACATTGGCAACGCGGCATGCGAGGTTGCTCTCAACCGCCAACAGGGCATCGTGCCCGACTGGATCGCAGCCGAGGTCAGCAGCTACCAAATCGAATCTTCGCGCGATCTAGCTCCGGCAATCGGGATTTGGACAACCTTCACGCCAGACCACCTAGAACGCCACCGCACCATTGACAATTACTTTGAGATCAAGCGATCGCTTCTGCAGCGCAGTGCTCTTCGCATCCTTAATAGCGACGATCTGCATTTGCGGTCGGTAGCAACAGATATCTGGCCGGATGCGTTCTGGACGAGCATCAAAGGCCGCGCCCACCTGCCGGTGCCGATAGAGCGCGGCGTTTGTATTGAAGGCGGTTGGGTCGAAGCCTTTGGCGAGCGCGTGCTGCCGGTGTCATCGTTCTCAATGGTCGGGCATCACAATCGGCAAAATCTGCTGCTAGCCGTTGCAGCAGCACGCTTAGCTGGCGTCGATCTTGAGGCGATCGCGAGAGCCATTACCAACTTCAGCGGCGTGCCCCACCGTTTGGAGCGTTTGGGCAGCACGCGCGGCATCGAGTTTATCAACGACAGCAAGGCAACGAATTACGACGCAGCCGAGGTCGGGTTGAGCGCCGTGGACGCCCCGTCGATTTTGATTGCGGGCGGCTTAGCCAAAACCGGTGACGACTCGCGTTGGCTTCAAGCAATTCGCGATCGCGCTGCGGCCGTACTACTCGTCGGCAAAGCCGCTCCGACGTTGCAGGCCCGACTGCAACAGCTCGGTTACGATTGCGGCGAAATCGTAGAGACAGTGGAGGCTGCGGTGCCCCGCGCGCTGACCTTAGCCGAAAAGCTGGGGGCACGCGTGGTGTTGCTGTCCCCAGCTTGTGCGAGCTTCGACCAGTTCGCCAGCTTTGAGGAACGGGGCGATCGCTTCCGGCTGCTGTGCCAGCAGCTTGGTGTTAGTAAGTCGCTGACCTGA
- a CDS encoding PadR family transcriptional regulator yields the protein MDTAKMVRGVTLDTRQVEQPAKVAPREELVLLALYGNELYGLEIAQAMEEASTGRKQFKIGSLYPTLHGLEKRGLIESWWGDEERPELGGARRRYYRITGKGRATVDDFQHFRQELIRWRPSPT from the coding sequence GTGGATACTGCCAAGATGGTGAGAGGAGTAACCCTTGACACGAGGCAAGTCGAACAACCCGCAAAAGTTGCGCCACGGGAAGAACTCGTGCTTCTGGCTCTCTATGGCAATGAGCTTTATGGCTTGGAGATCGCTCAAGCTATGGAAGAGGCTAGTACTGGGCGCAAGCAGTTCAAAATTGGTTCTTTGTACCCCACCCTACATGGTTTGGAGAAGCGAGGGCTTATCGAATCTTGGTGGGGAGATGAAGAGCGACCCGAGCTAGGTGGTGCCCGCCGACGTTACTACCGGATTACCGGAAAAGGTCGAGCCACCGTCGACGACTTCCAGCACTTCCGACAAGAGCTTATCCGCTGGCGGCCGTCCCCAACCTGA
- the pth gene encoding aminoacyl-tRNA hydrolase, whose protein sequence is MPDPLIPQLLVGLGNPGDRYAHTRHNIGFDVVDRLAIAWQLPWQENRRFKGQYAEGAAPGLGKVRLLKPTTYMNRSGESVRAVCDWYKLPPESVLAIYDEMDLPVGRLRLRLSGSAGGHNGIKSLISHLGTQSFPRLRIGIGKSDGKRETIGHVLGCFAPNEKDAIVQVLDLAVEATELSLRSGVEQAMNRYNGCAVAVEP, encoded by the coding sequence ATGCCCGATCCCCTCATTCCACAGCTTCTCGTCGGTCTTGGCAATCCCGGCGATCGCTATGCCCACACGCGCCACAACATTGGCTTCGACGTTGTAGATCGCTTGGCGATCGCCTGGCAGCTGCCCTGGCAAGAGAACCGTCGGTTCAAAGGACAATACGCCGAAGGTGCCGCGCCGGGCCTCGGAAAAGTGCGCTTGCTGAAACCCACTACCTACATGAATCGCTCCGGCGAGTCGGTCCGCGCGGTCTGCGACTGGTACAAGCTGCCCCCCGAGTCGGTGCTCGCGATCTACGACGAAATGGATTTGCCCGTCGGCCGCTTGCGACTGCGTCTCTCCGGATCGGCTGGCGGTCACAACGGCATTAAGTCCTTAATCTCGCACCTGGGTACGCAGTCCTTTCCACGCTTGCGTATCGGCATTGGTAAGTCCGACGGCAAACGGGAAACAATCGGGCACGTACTCGGATGCTTTGCTCCCAATGAGAAGGACGCGATCGTGCAAGTCCTGGATCTCGCTGTCGAGGCAACAGAGCTGAGCTTGCGTTCGGGCGTCGAGCAAGCTATGAACCGCTACAACGGTTGCGCGGTTGCTGTTGAACCTTAG
- a CDS encoding ABC transporter permease — MSTPLAPVLRYLRVLRLFWSSSIAAELEYPLNFAIAALSSVVGLAGSIFGLFLFYRTGYNFENWRWEEALLVMSAFTLMQGISATLLVPNLNRIFEQVQQGTLDFVLLKPIGSQFWLSARVVSPWGLPDVIFGFAIAAYAGSRLDLNWSDYLFGLLPLIFGVVSLYSLWFVLGTTCIWFTKINNATEVLRGLLEAGRFPISAYPGIYRVFFTFVVPVAFLTTVPVETVLGRSQTIWVAGAGFLAAALLCFSAKFWRFALRFYTSASS; from the coding sequence ATGTCCACGCCGCTTGCGCCCGTGCTGCGCTACCTGCGCGTACTGCGCCTGTTTTGGAGCAGTTCGATCGCTGCCGAGTTAGAATATCCGCTTAATTTCGCGATCGCGGCACTCAGCAGTGTCGTCGGATTAGCCGGCAGCATTTTCGGGTTGTTCTTGTTCTACCGAACGGGCTATAACTTCGAGAATTGGCGCTGGGAAGAAGCGCTGTTGGTGATGAGCGCATTTACCCTGATGCAGGGCATTTCGGCAACGCTGCTGGTTCCCAATCTCAATCGCATCTTCGAGCAAGTTCAGCAAGGCACGCTGGATTTTGTACTGCTCAAGCCGATTGGCAGTCAATTCTGGCTGTCGGCTCGGGTTGTCTCGCCGTGGGGGTTGCCGGATGTCATCTTCGGATTCGCGATCGCTGCCTACGCGGGCAGTCGCCTCGACCTGAACTGGAGCGACTATCTTTTCGGATTGCTGCCGTTAATATTCGGCGTTGTCAGCCTTTATAGCCTGTGGTTTGTCCTCGGTACCACTTGCATTTGGTTCACCAAAATCAACAACGCCACCGAAGTGCTGCGTGGCTTGCTCGAGGCCGGGCGCTTTCCGATTTCGGCCTATCCAGGGATCTATCGCGTGTTCTTCACGTTTGTCGTGCCAGTCGCGTTTCTAACTACCGTACCGGTGGAAACCGTCCTTGGGCGCAGTCAAACTATATGGGTTGCCGGTGCTGGTTTTCTGGCTGCGGCGTTGCTCTGCTTCTCGGCAAAGTTCTGGCGCTTCGCCTTGCGGTTCTATACCAGTGCGTCCAGTTAA
- a CDS encoding homocysteine biosynthesis protein — protein MSKQRTIASINDKIRRQQATVWTVEELKARVREVGTAKAFASVDVVTTGTFEPVESSGAMLNLGHTDPPINIRQCWLDGIPAYAGLGAVDLYLGATAMPDYTDASGMEADAAARDRGGGHVIEDLVLGKPVQLRALGQVSDCYPRASFETTISRTTINQFYLLNPRNLYQNFIVGVNAGDRVLYTYLGPLQPHLGNAVYSHPGALSPLLNDPDLQLVGIGSKVFLGGATGYVIGEGTQHFPLQKRLPNRTPIGPAATLAIAGDAKLMDSRWLRGCYFPNYGPSLMLGIGVPLPVLSEDMVVHCAIGDDDVVAPVVDFSIPRRVRPTFGLVTYAQLKSGRISIEGKPVRTAPLASIPKSRQVAEELKKWILAGQFTLAEPVAPIPKDRTFLPQDRLGSQIALD, from the coding sequence ATGAGCAAGCAACGCACGATCGCGTCCATCAACGACAAGATCCGCCGCCAACAGGCGACCGTATGGACGGTGGAGGAGTTGAAAGCACGGGTGCGCGAGGTCGGTACGGCGAAAGCCTTTGCCAGCGTGGATGTGGTGACGACGGGCACCTTCGAACCCGTGGAATCCTCTGGGGCGATGCTCAACCTCGGGCATACCGATCCGCCGATCAACATTCGCCAGTGCTGGCTCGATGGCATTCCTGCCTATGCGGGTTTGGGTGCAGTAGATTTGTACCTCGGTGCTACGGCGATGCCGGACTATACCGATGCCTCCGGCATGGAAGCGGATGCAGCCGCGCGCGATCGTGGGGGCGGTCATGTCATCGAGGATCTTGTTCTAGGCAAGCCCGTACAACTGCGGGCACTCGGTCAAGTTAGCGACTGCTATCCGCGCGCGTCCTTCGAGACGACGATTTCGCGCACGACGATCAATCAGTTTTATCTGCTGAATCCGCGCAATCTCTATCAGAATTTCATTGTCGGCGTCAATGCCGGCGATCGCGTGCTATATACGTACCTGGGCCCGCTGCAACCGCATTTGGGCAATGCCGTGTATTCCCATCCAGGCGCGCTATCGCCGCTCCTCAACGACCCGGATTTGCAGCTCGTCGGCATCGGCAGCAAGGTGTTCCTCGGTGGGGCAACCGGCTACGTTATCGGGGAAGGCACGCAGCATTTTCCGTTACAAAAACGTCTGCCCAATCGCACGCCGATCGGTCCGGCAGCGACGCTTGCAATCGCGGGCGATGCCAAGTTAATGGACTCGCGTTGGTTGCGCGGCTGCTATTTTCCAAACTACGGACCGTCGTTGATGCTGGGAATCGGCGTGCCACTCCCGGTGTTGAGCGAAGACATGGTCGTGCATTGCGCGATTGGCGATGATGATGTCGTCGCGCCCGTTGTAGATTTTTCGATTCCCCGGCGCGTGCGCCCGACATTCGGACTGGTGACTTACGCGCAATTAAAAAGTGGGCGGATCTCGATTGAGGGCAAACCTGTTCGCACGGCACCGCTGGCCAGCATTCCGAAATCGAGGCAGGTAGCTGAAGAGTTGAAAAAGTGGATTCTCGCCGGGCAGTTCACTCTCGCCGAACCCGTTGCGCCGATTCCTAAAGACCGGACGTTCCTGCCTCAAGATCGCCTCGGGTCTCAAATCGCCCTGGATTAG
- a CDS encoding adenosine kinase codes for MKKYDVYGMGNALLDIEYEVTPELLQELGIDKGVMTLIDADCQSALMQRLGAIPHKRSSGGSAANTIVAIAQFGGSCFYSCKVAADEFGTSYLQDLEACRVATNLTNGDREDGTTGQCLVFVTPDADRTMNTFLGISSQFSQRELLPEAVEQAEYLYIEGYLVTGDGSKAAAVKAREVAQAAGTRVALSLSDFNMAKFFKPGFLEMIGAGIDAIFANESEALTMAESENLDDAIAYLKTLSKTFAITRGARGSLIFDGETLLEIAPVKVKAVDTVGAGDMYAGAVLYGLTHGMDYAQAGKLGSLASAQLVTNLGPRMEADAVKALLMQV; via the coding sequence ATGAAGAAGTACGACGTATATGGCATGGGGAATGCTCTACTCGATATCGAGTATGAGGTAACCCCAGAGCTCCTTCAGGAACTGGGTATTGACAAGGGCGTCATGACCTTAATCGACGCCGACTGCCAGTCAGCACTCATGCAGCGTCTGGGCGCGATCCCGCATAAACGCAGCTCGGGCGGTTCGGCAGCTAACACGATCGTCGCAATCGCACAGTTCGGCGGCTCGTGCTTTTACTCGTGCAAGGTGGCGGCCGACGAGTTCGGAACTTCGTACCTGCAGGATTTAGAAGCGTGTCGCGTTGCAACAAACCTCACCAATGGCGATCGCGAAGACGGCACCACGGGGCAGTGCTTGGTATTTGTCACGCCCGACGCCGACCGTACGATGAATACCTTCTTGGGTATTTCGAGCCAATTTTCACAGCGCGAGCTGCTTCCCGAGGCCGTGGAGCAGGCTGAGTATCTTTACATTGAGGGGTATCTTGTGACCGGTGACGGCAGCAAAGCAGCTGCCGTGAAGGCGCGTGAGGTCGCGCAGGCTGCCGGGACGCGCGTGGCACTGTCGCTGTCGGACTTTAACATGGCGAAATTCTTTAAGCCAGGCTTTCTGGAGATGATCGGGGCGGGTATCGATGCGATCTTTGCCAACGAGAGTGAAGCGCTGACGATGGCAGAGTCGGAGAACCTCGATGACGCGATCGCCTATCTCAAAACCCTCAGCAAAACCTTTGCCATCACCCGCGGTGCTCGGGGTTCGTTGATCTTCGACGGCGAGACGCTGCTTGAAATTGCTCCCGTTAAAGTCAAAGCCGTCGATACCGTCGGTGCAGGAGACATGTATGCAGGGGCAGTGCTCTACGGACTGACCCACGGAATGGACTACGCTCAGGCGGGCAAGCTCGGTTCCCTGGCATCGGCGCAATTGGTCACGAATCTGGGGCCGCGCATGGAAGCGGATGCAGTCAAGGCGCTGTTGATGCAGGTCTAA
- the menA gene encoding 2-carboxy-1,4-naphthoquinone phytyltransferase — protein sequence MTTTNFVKKFDGKRWLAAIKLPIYSVAIAPITLGTAVAYCDTGRWLPSHFWSFIGAAVCILTWLNTSNDVFDDDTGIDVNKDSSYVKVVGNKVLVFWASNAFLLLGLAGIGAIAWWQQDWTVLGLIVLAVALGYSYQGPPFRLGYLGLGEPICLLSFGPVAVAAAYYAQTQTVSPSALVASLAVGSSTSLILFCSHFHQVADDIAAGKRSPVVRLGTQRAARLLPWIVASPFAVVAIGVVLGMFSPWTLLIVASAPVAVELVRHVNAEHARPERVSNCKFIAAKLHIQSSILLCLGFVLVQWLH from the coding sequence ATGACGACGACAAATTTTGTTAAAAAATTCGACGGCAAGCGCTGGCTAGCTGCTATTAAGCTTCCAATTTATAGCGTTGCGATTGCGCCGATTACCCTCGGTACAGCTGTCGCTTATTGCGACACCGGACGTTGGCTGCCGAGCCATTTTTGGTCCTTCATCGGGGCAGCAGTTTGCATTTTGACTTGGCTCAATACGAGCAACGACGTCTTTGACGATGACACCGGCATCGACGTCAATAAGGATAGTTCCTATGTCAAAGTTGTCGGTAACAAGGTGCTGGTATTTTGGGCGAGCAACGCATTTCTGCTCCTGGGTCTTGCAGGAATTGGTGCGATCGCCTGGTGGCAGCAAGACTGGACGGTGTTGGGTTTGATAGTGCTGGCTGTGGCGCTTGGCTACAGTTACCAAGGTCCGCCCTTCCGCCTGGGTTACCTGGGCTTGGGCGAACCGATTTGCTTGCTCAGCTTCGGTCCGGTGGCAGTTGCAGCAGCGTACTACGCGCAAACCCAGACCGTATCTCCATCTGCATTGGTTGCGTCGCTGGCGGTCGGAAGCAGCACGTCGCTGATTTTATTCTGCTCGCACTTTCACCAAGTTGCTGACGATATCGCAGCGGGGAAGCGATCGCCGGTGGTCCGACTGGGAACGCAGCGGGCGGCGCGATTGTTGCCCTGGATAGTAGCAAGTCCGTTCGCGGTTGTCGCGATCGGCGTAGTCTTGGGTATGTTCTCGCCTTGGACGCTATTGATTGTTGCAAGCGCTCCCGTAGCGGTCGAACTCGTTCGGCACGTTAATGCCGAGCACGCTCGTCCTGAGCGCGTCAGCAACTGTAAGTTTATTGCTGCAAAGCTTCATATCCAAAGCAGCATTCTGCTCTGCCTTGGGTTCGTACTGGTGCAGTGGCTGCACTAG